In the Myxococcus fulvus genome, one interval contains:
- a CDS encoding ABC transporter ATP-binding protein, with the protein MSDTPPVVELRDVTKSYVEGDTAREVLSGVSLSLWRGEFVVLLGRSGSGKSTLLNLISGIDLPTRGEVHVDGKNLGALSERERTLLRRERVGFIFQAFNLLPTLTVEENVRLPVELNGSDAAKAGARARELLEQVGLANRGGSFPDRLSGGEQQRVAVARALAHAPPLLLADEPTGNLDEATGRQVLDLLEGLTRRGQACALVVTHEPGLVARADRVLEMVGGRLVEREAHRKERP; encoded by the coding sequence ATGTCCGACACGCCTCCCGTCGTCGAGCTGAGAGACGTCACCAAGTCCTATGTCGAAGGCGACACCGCGCGCGAGGTGCTCTCCGGGGTGAGCCTGTCGCTCTGGCGCGGTGAGTTCGTCGTGCTGCTGGGTCGCAGCGGCTCGGGCAAGTCCACGCTGCTCAACCTCATCAGCGGCATCGACCTGCCCACGCGCGGCGAGGTGCACGTCGATGGGAAGAACCTGGGCGCGCTGAGCGAGCGGGAGCGGACGTTGCTGCGCCGGGAGCGCGTGGGGTTCATCTTCCAGGCCTTCAACCTGCTGCCCACGTTGACGGTGGAGGAGAACGTGCGGCTGCCGGTGGAGTTGAACGGGAGCGACGCGGCGAAGGCGGGAGCGCGGGCGCGCGAGCTGTTGGAGCAGGTGGGGCTGGCGAACCGCGGGGGCAGCTTCCCGGACCGGCTGTCGGGTGGAGAGCAGCAGCGCGTGGCGGTGGCGCGAGCGCTGGCGCATGCGCCGCCGTTGCTGTTGGCGGATGAGCCCACGGGGAACCTGGACGAGGCCACGGGGCGGCAGGTGCTGGACTTGCTGGAGGGGCTCACTCGGCGGGGACAGGCGTGCGCGCTCGTCGTCACGCACGAGCCGGGGCTGGTGGCTCGCGCGGACCGGGTGCTGGAGATGGTGGGCGGGAGATTGGTGGAGCGCGAGGCGCACCGGAAGGAGCGACCGTGA
- a CDS encoding FtsX-like permease family protein — MRNLLVRSSLRHLGRHPWLTALSLLGIALGVAVVVSIDLASGSALRAFERSTDAVAGRATHQLVGGTSGLSEAVYRDLRLRQDAPVAAPVVEGYVQAAVGDRRTLTVLGVDPFMESPFRAYAGGEAVGDVSALLTESGAVLLSERAARALGVRAGERLPVRVEGREVSLRIAALLAPADEDTARALEALVLTDVSTAQEVLGRMGRLTRVDLRLTEEQAEALRSTLPEGVEVVRSSARANTVEQMTRAFRTNLTALSLLALVVGMFLIYNTMTFSVVQRRGLLGRLRAVGITRNELFALVLGEALVLGVVGTVAGLLLGILLGRGLVGLITQTINDLYFVVSVRGLALEPFTLAKGLALGLGATVLAALVPAWEAARSAPATTLRRSTLEDVSRTRAPRLALLGVAVLAVGVGLLSWSTPALFPAYVGLFAVLLGAALLVPWVTERLSLYAALPLGLSFGLLGRMAARGVRTSLSRTAVALAALMVAVATTVGVGLMVSSFRGTVLSWLETSLQADVFISPPSLVARRGGATMVPGLAEKLRATPGIAGSSTLRVALVRADEIPTDLIAVDFSQSPARPYRFKEGGDEAAVWRELDASEDSLVVSEPFAFHRRVKVGDTVRLSTDRGPHDFKVAGVYFDYGSDVGTMLMPRATYDRWFDDRGVSGVALYAAPGQDVDALVNIVRAQAGDEQALLVRPNRSLRQSSMEVFDRTFTITQVLRLLAIGVAFVGVLSALMSLQLERSREFAVLRAMGLTPGQLWGLVSLQTGLLGLLAGLFSMPLGVGLAYILVHVINQRSFGWTLRLAVTSETLGQAMLLALVASALAGLYPAWRMARANPALALREE, encoded by the coding sequence GTGAGGAACCTGCTCGTTCGCTCCAGCCTGCGTCACCTGGGGCGGCATCCGTGGCTGACGGCGCTGTCGCTGCTCGGCATCGCGCTGGGCGTGGCGGTGGTGGTGTCCATCGACCTGGCAAGCGGCAGCGCACTTCGTGCCTTCGAGCGCTCCACGGACGCAGTGGCCGGGCGTGCCACGCATCAGCTCGTGGGCGGCACGTCGGGATTGTCGGAGGCCGTGTATCGCGATTTGCGCCTGCGACAGGACGCGCCCGTGGCGGCGCCCGTCGTCGAGGGCTACGTACAGGCCGCCGTCGGGGACCGGCGCACGCTCACGGTGCTGGGCGTGGACCCGTTCATGGAGTCTCCCTTCCGCGCGTATGCGGGAGGCGAAGCGGTCGGTGACGTGAGCGCGCTGCTCACCGAGTCGGGCGCGGTGCTCCTGAGCGAGCGCGCCGCGCGGGCGCTGGGTGTCCGCGCTGGAGAGCGGTTGCCAGTGCGAGTGGAGGGACGTGAGGTCTCGCTGCGTATCGCCGCGCTGCTCGCCCCCGCCGACGAAGACACCGCGCGAGCGCTGGAGGCCCTGGTGCTGACGGACGTGTCCACGGCGCAGGAGGTGCTGGGGCGCATGGGCCGGCTGACGCGCGTGGACCTGCGGCTGACGGAGGAACAGGCGGAGGCGCTGCGCTCGACGCTGCCCGAGGGCGTGGAGGTCGTCCGCTCGTCCGCGCGGGCGAACACGGTGGAGCAGATGACGCGGGCGTTCCGCACCAACCTCACCGCGCTCTCGCTGCTGGCGCTCGTGGTGGGGATGTTCCTCATCTACAACACGATGACGTTCTCCGTGGTGCAGCGGCGCGGACTGTTGGGACGACTGCGCGCGGTGGGAATCACGCGGAACGAGCTGTTCGCGTTGGTGCTCGGTGAGGCGCTGGTGCTCGGCGTCGTGGGCACCGTGGCGGGGCTGCTGCTCGGCATCCTGTTGGGACGCGGGTTGGTGGGGCTCATCACCCAGACCATCAATGACCTCTACTTCGTGGTGAGCGTGCGCGGGCTGGCGCTGGAGCCGTTCACGCTGGCCAAGGGGTTGGCGCTGGGACTGGGCGCGACGGTGCTCGCGGCGCTGGTGCCAGCATGGGAGGCCGCGCGCTCGGCTCCGGCGACGACGCTGCGACGCTCGACGCTGGAGGATGTGTCGAGGACTCGCGCACCCCGGCTCGCATTGCTTGGAGTCGCGGTGCTGGCGGTGGGCGTGGGGCTCTTGAGCTGGTCCACGCCGGCGCTGTTCCCCGCGTATGTGGGCTTGTTCGCCGTGCTGCTCGGCGCGGCGTTGTTGGTGCCGTGGGTGACGGAGCGCCTGTCGCTGTACGCGGCGCTGCCGTTAGGGCTCTCATTCGGATTGCTCGGGCGCATGGCCGCGCGCGGGGTGCGGACCAGCCTGAGCCGCACGGCGGTGGCGCTGGCGGCGCTGATGGTGGCGGTGGCGACGACGGTGGGCGTGGGGCTGATGGTGTCCAGCTTCCGGGGCACGGTGTTGTCGTGGCTGGAGACGTCGCTCCAGGCGGACGTGTTCATCTCGCCGCCGTCACTGGTCGCGCGGCGGGGTGGCGCCACGATGGTGCCGGGGCTTGCCGAGAAGCTCCGGGCGACACCGGGCATCGCGGGCAGCAGCACGTTGCGCGTGGCGCTGGTGCGCGCGGATGAGATTCCCACGGACCTGATCGCCGTCGACTTCAGCCAATCCCCAGCGCGGCCCTATCGCTTCAAGGAGGGCGGCGACGAGGCCGCGGTGTGGCGCGAGCTGGATGCGTCGGAAGACTCGCTCGTTGTCTCGGAGCCCTTCGCGTTCCATCGGCGCGTGAAGGTGGGCGACACGGTGCGGCTCTCCACGGACCGTGGGCCCCATGACTTCAAGGTGGCCGGTGTGTACTTCGACTACGGCTCCGACGTGGGGACGATGCTGATGCCTCGCGCCACGTATGACCGCTGGTTCGACGACCGGGGCGTCAGCGGCGTCGCGCTGTACGCGGCACCAGGACAGGACGTGGACGCACTGGTGAACATCGTGCGAGCGCAGGCGGGGGATGAACAGGCGCTGCTGGTGCGCCCGAATCGCTCGCTACGACAGTCGTCGATGGAGGTGTTCGACCGCACGTTCACGATTACGCAGGTGCTGCGGCTGCTGGCCATCGGCGTGGCGTTCGTGGGCGTGCTGAGCGCGTTGATGTCGTTGCAACTGGAGCGCTCGCGCGAGTTCGCGGTGCTTCGCGCGATGGGACTGACGCCAGGGCAACTGTGGGGACTGGTGTCGCTCCAGACGGGGCTTTTGGGGTTGCTGGCGGGGTTGTTCTCCATGCCGTTGGGCGTGGGGCTGGCGTACATCCTGGTGCACGTCATCAACCAGCGCTCCTTCGGGTGGACGCTGCGGCTCGCGGTGACGTCGGAGACGTTGGGTCAGGCGATGTTGCTGGCGCTGGTGGCCTCGGCGCTGGCGGGGCTGTACCCGGCATGGCGGATGGCGAGAGCCAATCCCGCGCTCGCGTTGAGGGAGGAGTGA
- a CDS encoding lipocalin-like domain-containing protein: protein MSNGRGLVIGTAVVLVVLAVAAYFVTRETELPPLARGGTLTVASALGGSDGGMEGYARAFEPREFHFPEDHGPHPEFRTEWWYWTGNLETADGRAFGYQFTLFRNALSPTESQRDSAWGARQVYLGHFTVTDVAAGRFHVAERYSRAALGLAGASTQPFKVWLESWEATSAGASMWPVRLRAQGEEVTLELLLEPGKPPVLEGERGLSQKSAEPGNASYYYSMTRMPSRGTVKVEGQTYAVTGESWMDREWSTSALGPDQVGWDWFSLQLSDGSELMYYQLRKKDGSVDPFSSGTWVPPVGAADSASVHLTRDDVELSVLGTWKSPRGGEYPSRWRLRVAKLGLELTVTPKLADQELPVSVRYWEGTVTLEGARAGQPVRGRGYVELTGYADTHATTRRPETRARGTPETRGGK from the coding sequence ATGAGCAACGGCCGAGGGCTCGTCATCGGGACGGCGGTGGTGCTGGTGGTGCTGGCGGTGGCGGCGTACTTCGTGACGCGCGAGACGGAGCTACCGCCCCTGGCGCGGGGCGGCACGTTGACGGTGGCGTCGGCGCTCGGCGGGAGCGACGGTGGAATGGAGGGCTATGCGCGGGCCTTCGAGCCGCGTGAGTTCCACTTCCCCGAGGACCACGGTCCGCATCCGGAGTTCCGCACGGAGTGGTGGTACTGGACGGGGAATCTGGAGACGGCGGACGGACGGGCGTTCGGGTATCAGTTCACGCTGTTCCGCAATGCGCTGTCGCCGACGGAGTCGCAGCGTGACTCGGCGTGGGGAGCGCGGCAGGTGTACCTGGGGCACTTCACGGTGACGGACGTGGCGGCGGGGCGGTTCCACGTCGCGGAGCGCTACAGCCGGGCCGCGCTGGGACTGGCGGGGGCGAGCACGCAGCCGTTCAAGGTGTGGTTGGAGAGCTGGGAGGCCACGAGCGCGGGCGCATCAATGTGGCCGGTGCGGCTGCGCGCGCAGGGTGAGGAGGTGACGTTGGAGTTGTTGTTGGAGCCGGGCAAGCCGCCGGTGCTCGAGGGTGAGCGGGGGTTGAGCCAGAAGAGCGCGGAGCCGGGGAACGCGTCGTACTACTACTCGATGACGCGGATGCCCTCGCGGGGCACCGTGAAGGTGGAGGGACAGACGTACGCGGTGACGGGTGAGAGCTGGATGGACCGTGAGTGGAGCACCAGCGCGCTGGGACCGGACCAGGTGGGCTGGGATTGGTTCTCGCTGCAGCTCTCCGACGGCAGCGAGCTGATGTACTACCAGTTGCGCAAGAAGGACGGCTCGGTGGACCCGTTCAGCTCGGGGACGTGGGTTCCTCCCGTGGGCGCGGCGGACAGTGCGTCGGTGCATCTGACCCGGGACGACGTGGAGCTGTCGGTGCTGGGTACGTGGAAGAGCCCTCGCGGTGGGGAGTATCCATCGCGGTGGCGGCTGCGGGTGGCGAAGCTCGGGTTGGAGCTGACGGTGACGCCGAAGCTCGCGGACCAAGAGCTGCCGGTGAGCGTGCGCTACTGGGAGGGCACGGTGACGCTGGAAGGCGCCCGTGCGGGCCAGCCGGTGCGCGGACGCGGCTACGTGGAACTGACCGGCTACGCGGACACACACGCCACCACGCGTCGGCCGGAGACCCGGGCCCGTGGGACACCGGAGACTCGCGGCGGTAAATGA
- a CDS encoding AraC family transcriptional regulator, producing MPRPLVDVDSAPASAFCLTDALSPSTSPWHTHRRHQLLYAASGALHLEVAEAQWLLPPQRAAWLAAGTRHRVRTTQPATLCTVYLKPSRVPSAPSGDCRVFVLPPLAREMLLHSTRWGPERSPRDPVAESFFSTLAHLLSEWSAEPRDWRLPRARTPELERAMAYTLAHLSGPVTLAGAAKAAGLSQRTLARRFDDEAGTSWRRFLHDARMLRAMELLAEDGARVTQTAYAVGFESLAAFTHAFTAFTGERPRDFRQRVAEGTTPLPSPTRRKRRG from the coding sequence GTGCCCAGACCCCTGGTGGACGTGGACTCGGCGCCCGCGTCCGCCTTCTGCCTCACCGACGCCCTGTCCCCCTCCACCTCCCCGTGGCACACCCACCGTCGCCACCAGCTCCTCTACGCCGCCAGCGGCGCCCTCCACCTCGAGGTCGCCGAGGCCCAGTGGCTCCTGCCTCCCCAACGCGCCGCCTGGCTCGCCGCCGGCACCCGCCACCGCGTCCGCACCACCCAGCCCGCCACCCTCTGCACCGTCTACCTGAAGCCCTCGCGCGTCCCCTCCGCGCCCTCCGGCGACTGCCGCGTCTTCGTCCTGCCACCCCTCGCCCGCGAGATGCTCCTCCACTCCACCCGCTGGGGCCCCGAGCGCTCACCTCGCGACCCCGTCGCGGAGAGCTTCTTCTCCACCCTCGCGCACCTCTTGTCCGAGTGGAGCGCGGAGCCTCGCGACTGGCGCCTGCCCCGCGCTCGCACACCCGAGCTGGAGCGCGCCATGGCCTACACCCTGGCCCACCTCTCTGGCCCCGTCACCCTCGCGGGCGCGGCGAAGGCCGCGGGACTCTCCCAACGCACCCTCGCCCGCCGCTTCGATGACGAGGCGGGCACCTCCTGGCGCCGCTTCCTCCACGACGCCCGCATGCTGCGCGCCATGGAGCTGCTCGCCGAGGACGGCGCCCGCGTCACCCAGACCGCCTACGCCGTGGGCTTCGAGAGCCTCGCCGCCTTCACCCACGCCTTCACCGCCTTCACCGGCGAGCGCCCCCGCGACTTCCGCCAACGCGTCGCCGAGGGCACCACGCCGCTCCCCTCCCCTACCCGCCGCAAGCGACGCGGTTGA